The DNA segment GTAAAGCTTCAAAAAGGAcagtaaatgcaaataaaacatgattCCAAATGAATGGTGCTCTGCAATCCAGAAGTGTAAATCATTGTCCGCTGACAAATTTCTCCTTTATATAAGCCCATTTCCACTGTggcgaaaaaaataaaaaggtcatTGTGTGATAGTTTAAATAGACACACGTTAACCAATAAGGCTGTATTATGCAAAATAAATTCACAACTGCCTTTACCCAGCAGAAACCAGAATCAGAAATGGACTGAAAAAGTCATATTGTAAATAAACACATGAGTAAAAATGAGTAAATGACACAATTTGAATTTTTGGGCGAAATATCCTTTTAATACAGCTAGTGAGTTGCAATCATGTCACCGGTCTTTCGCTGTAAAGATGCAAACCTGCGACTTCCTTTTTGATTAGATTATGTTCTTCTTAATGGTATATGGTACAATCGCTAGTAAATGTTTGCATCTGTTGTGGTTTCTGGTGTCATCCCTCTGTCTTTCCTGTGTGTGCTGATACACTGGTGTAAATGCATGCGGATAACTGTTCGAGTGAATGGCTTTCACCTCCCATTTTCTAAAGAAGGTAAACCATGcagttaaaattattaaaaaaagaagaagcaaaGATCCctcacacacaataaaaaaaaaaaacacacacacacaccacaaggtGTTTTGCAGGATGTAGGTCGCGTTCCATCAATCCTAAATGTGTTCTCTAGAGCACCTCAGCACATCTGCATAAGGCTTTTGTAAAATCCCCCTTGATCTGGTCTTGCACAATGATTCAAATACAAAAAAGACTGATTTGTATTTTATCTGCCATCTCTCTGTGCAGCCGTAGATCGGTTTTGCAAGGGTTCCAAACGGTCTAGACAGCCTTTCTTGTCAACACGGTCCGTGATTTCACTCCTCTCTGTGCCCGCAAACATTAATATTTTGCCACTATACAAAGTTTTCGGCATCCATTAGGTGCAACCGTTCACACGAGGAGGATAAACAGTTATCATTTGACTTTTCTAGCAGCTAATTTAGTATTTTCCCCCAGTATGGAATGGTGCAGGGTATGGAAACATCAGATTTCTTTTTTGTCTTAACATGGGGCttgtatttttagtattttgttgggtttttttgttatgtttttttgttttgttttttttttacagtggagcACGTCCCTGCAAGACTTCAGTCTTTCTTTCCACTTGATTTCCTCTGTCCAACTGTTTCACTTGTCTCTCTCAGCCATTCGCCCTACTGTCCTCTACATGCGATAGTTTCTGCCCCCTGTGTTTCCTCGGCTCGAGTTCTTCTGATGGACCTCCTGAAAATAAGAAAGAGAAAGGCAGTAAGCTTCAGTTGCGATGAGAAGTAACGCAGAAAGCCGACCCAAGGAGAGCAGAACGGCTGCTGCTGCCCATAACAACACAGCTGTTTAGTGAATGGAGTGTTATTTAATAATGCTGAGGAAATCTACTGTCAAAGCAACACATCAAAGGTTTCACCGCAGCAAGATTAATAAGTGTAATTCATGAGCTGGGAATGAAACCACATGCAAAGGCCGCATATAAGGGGCCAGACTCTGAACTCAGCATGCAGACATCTAAGGTGACCTTAGATTTGGCTTCCAGCGCATGACGTATGGGTGCAGAAATATGTCTGTGGAGAGCACATGCAAGTCTACCACAAAAACCACTTAGGCAGTTCACTTGCTAATGGTTTTCTTTTTCGAGAGAGGACGACTGAGAGCACTTAAAAGGATGGCCCACATTTGGGCAGTGGGGGCGAGGGAAGAGCTGCTTTTTCCTGACGTATGTATCGCAACACAATGTACCAGCATTATTTCCTGAGCTCTGAGATGAGGTAAACCCAAAAAATGACAGTTCATATATGGTCCATATAACTTGTTTGTTATATTCCAACTCTGTGTGTTATAAACAGAACAAAATGTAAGCCATTATTCGCTGATTTTTCCCATAAGTGAGCTGCTGGTCAATGAGTTCAACTTGAGAATTGGATCAGTTtgttttgtgaatgaatcattctggTATAGTGAATTGAATCAATGGATTTAATTGAAGATATGACTCAAAAGAATGTTATGTTTGGACATCCTTATGAAGAGTTAGGATGGGTAAATAATGGTTCTtaaattttgttctgtttttcacGCAAAGCTTTAAAAGCCCTTTAACATAGAGTTGTGGAAACCACTTTTATGATATGTTTTTGATCCTTTTCGTCCTTTTGGAGCTAAAGAATTTACCAGAAAGTCAGTCATATAGGTTTtaaatgacataagggtgagtaaatgactgaATTTTTATGTTAaggaactatttctttaatacaGGTTCCATTTCTGAAAATGCACTCATTTTGAATGCCATTATATAAGCATTCAAGCATCATCATGTTAATTATGGTTTATTTCAGACTGAGGAAAGACTTACCTTACAGGAAGAGTGGCTATGTCCACATATAGGTTTCTGCAGGAGATAAAGTTCATATGACATACTGTAAACTATTATCCATTTCAAGGCTTTACagaaatgtacaaatgtacaacAATTTGACCCTTCGCTAAGCCCCTGCCTTAAAATGGTACTGACCAATGATAGTTAAGCATCCATCCACCAAATTTTTTGCCCTTTCTTTAATGTAATTTGGAAGAAATCCTGGggcattttaatcaaaaatatagtatGGTTAAACTTACAATATTGACACAAGGAGCAAAGAAAGAATAAATGGAGTGAGGGCGGAGCTTAGCGAAGGGTTAGTTCTGACATCATCAGCATGGCTGCACACCTTTGCTGTCCTGGTACCGTCTGTGTGTCGTTGCGCTCGTAGGGATCGTGGAGTTTTGCCGGGCTTTACGGGCGCACAGTACATCTCTAGGCGCCTCAGCTCACAGCTCTGAAAGCAGCATTCATCCACGATGCCGCGATTGTGGGACCGTCTCGAACTAGGCCCATATCCTGTCGGTTTGCCTGTTGGATGCATAGAAATAACATTCATAAATAACCATTTGGAGGTCAAAATATGCATACGAAAAGCAAAAGCTCTTCTGAATCTCTGCTGTGGGCGGAGGCCAGCATTTAATAGCATGCTAGAATTTGTCCGTAGGTACGTTAAATAAAGCCTGTCATCACATTGAGTTCAAGCCCTTTATCCATTATATTCTTGGCATGGCACCAGCTCATGAAGAACAATTACAGCCTGCAAGGTCATGCTTCGAAATGCTAAATCTCTAAAACTTTCACCAGTAACCTGTGGCTCAAAGCCCGGTCATGAGCTCTATAATAGCTTAGCATAGCAGCCAGACCGTAGCTGTGATTCTTCAGATATATGGGTGTGTTAATGACATGAATTTCTTCAGCGTGAAATTTACAGGGTATTGCTTTGCAAAGAGCGGACCCTTCTTGGCAAGCCCCCCAGTTAAATGGAGGTCACACTGACCGAAATGTTGAGAATATCACGTTTTGCAGTTTTAAATCTGATATCTTCAAACTTGACTGCTGGTTTGGGAGGCTAAATTCAGCCCTTGTAAGGGTCAAATTAACCTATGGAGAAAACCCCCTTTGCTCTGTTGAGAAGAATGATGTTCCTATATAAGACCAGGATGAAGCGTGAACTTTTCCCAAAGTGCTTGTTAATGCCGCTGCTAAGCGAGGTGATAATGACCCATGTGAAAGAACATGAAACTGCCTCATGCTTATAAATTTTGTGTGCTGTCAATAAGGGTCAATGCATTATTATGTCCTAGACATAATGTTTGACGATGAGGTTGGACTACTTCAACATTTTGGTTGTCTGATCCCAAACGGATTTATGTTGAAGGTAGCACTTAGACACCTGACTCAGTTAATGTTTCTTTCTCCATGTCGCAAATCTCCCGGTGGCCTTAAACAAATATCCCACTCTCCATTTACAAGTCGCCACTCACCTAGAGCTATATAGCTCCAATAGGCTTCTCCCTGTTaccaaatgaaataataataataatttaatatggcATTTACAAGGAGGAAATGCCTTTCCCTTTCAGAGTTAATAGCTCTTGGCTCACAGGGCTGCCAGTGCTGACAAAATGCATTAACTTCTGCCTTGCACTTGCTGCACTCTGACAACGGTGTTTTGGAAAGAGAGGTGCTCTAATTCTGACAAACATGCATCCCTGCAGACTGCATGACTCTTGGGTGCCGAACACTTCTGGGAGATTAGGGGGCGCTGTTATCTTTCAAAAAAGTTGAGTTGTTTTGGGAGTTTTATGTAGGACACTGTAATGGTAGAATTGTGTTGACACTCACTTTGGACACTTTTGATTGCCTTCTCATTGAAACAGTGTCCTTATATGCTCAAAGATTTAGCACATTTAGAGTTTTGTGACTTTTATTTCACGTCCACATATTTAGTATATgctaaaaaataactgaaaatatcaaATGTTCCTCTCTGAATCAGGGGTCTATTTGTATTATCTTGCAGTAAACCGGTCAGTCAGGTTCTTACAAACTGGTCAGATTGTTTTCTGGAGGATTTTCTAATCcgtttctaaaaaaataataataatagcaaataccCTACCAAAATTAACATCTGCTGTTTTTGTCACAAAAGCTTTTATGAACTTCATGGAATCCAATGAGTGGTGGCCCAAGAGGTGTAATATACAACAAAGCACatcttataatgcattataatcgGCTTTTCAGAGATTTGAATTGCTGAATTTTAAGAGGTCAAAGTTGTAATCCTAAAATAAGGTATTATTGTTAGATCGTCTATGAACCAACACTTTTCTGCAGGcctgttttcttgttttgttctttttatcaGTCAAACAAGCAGATTAGTAACAgtcttttgtgtttttcattatccatATAAATTGTCCAGAGATTAGGTCATGCATTTATTGAAGAttgttgcattgtgggatagaTTATGTATCAGCTCAGCTCACAGTCTTCCTTCCCCTCCCCCAGAAGACATCAACCCATTCACAACACTGTGAGAGAGCTGTGAAACCTGAGCTAAGCACATATCTCCATCACGGTGATTGAGAGCAATGTGCCGCCTGCTTCAGTGTTGCAAACACACAAACGTTACTGCACAAATGTGTCCTAACACCTTTGAGTAGACACCTGGCTTCCAACTAAACATCACCAAGCATCAGAACATGTACATTCCGATGAGGAACACCGCTGGAAAGAAGCTGAGTTTTATAGCCATGCTCAGGTTATTAAAGCACAGGCAGTTCTTGGAGCTGCTGCCATACGCTGCCTGCACAGTGTCAGGAAGTTTACTGTTCACCGGAGACTACGAAAGCTGCTATAGTCTTGGAAACTACCTCTTTATCAATGGCACCACAAAGAGTTTATAGTAAGATGAAGTttccttccattttttttttcttttttcctcctggctctttttgccactgtttaCTATGCAAAAAGATGTTGGCTCTTGCGGACATTAACAATTGAATAGGAACTGTTTGTGTTGTCTGCAGCCAAGTAAAAGGTTTGCTGTTTGTCGAAATGTTTTAACCAGGTTGTTTTGCTGTTATACATtagaaatgaattattttttttatatttttgtatcagatagatagatataatgtTGTAATAGTGTTGATAACCACCGCCTCCACAGAAGAAGATcaatgcctgcttctacatcgctgcctgtttagccccacccaccgaaaCCCACCGACATCCAAACATGTAGTGTTTACGAGAGATGGCGAATGCACAGGTCTATTCAGAAACCTAATGATAGCAATTACTCTGAAGATGACAAGACGCTGTGCAGTGCCAAGTTGTGGAAAAAAGTGTTTGTgttgccttccttctgatcctAACGTTAGGAAAGtgtggatgaactttatttttaatgaagttacaAACTGCGTCAATAAGAACTCTGTTCTTTGTTCACTTTGTCATGTGAGGTTCAAGCAACAGATGGGTGGGaatatgatgacagaactttcctTTTAGTGTAAATGATCTACAGGTAAAAATCAATTGGATTTATCAAATGCACTTGGCCCAAAAATCTTGTCTTGGTTCATGCTTGGGTTTAGTGAAAAGTATTTTTGTCTGCAAGTCTTGTTATTCAGACACAAACAGTTCTTATATATTAGGccttgtggtaaaaaaaaaaaaaaccttcttcaCACTAGAAGAGTGTTAAAACCCAGATACCCAGTGTCCTCTGCAACGTGTTTGTGTCCAGTAGAACTACGGGACGGGAGGGGGCAGGGGGCATCCTGATCATCCTGTAATCCCCCATAATCCGGTGCTGCTCTAGGACAAGAGCCAAGCCTGACTGTGTGCTGTTGGTGTGTTCTTCTCTCCAGCTGCTTCAAACATAATGAAACCAGACAAACGGAATTGAAAAGTGCTGCTATCAGTGATGTTTGTGACAGAACATCCATTCTGTTTTGCAGTCTTTGCTACTGAGAGGAGATGACCTGCAATCTTTTCATCACAGATTGATTAATAATACTACTTAGTAATGTTGGAAGCATCTATTTGCAAGTTGATGGCATAAGAACACCAATATCAGAGCCAGCCTTTCTAAGTTGAGCTAATATCAATTAAAGAATTGGACAAAAATGATTTGGTACTGATCATACCATGTCGTAATTATTAATGCTGGTAGGACCATTTACTTTACAGGCATTTTGTGCTCTGTTGATAAATAATTGCAATAACGCTAGCCAGAAATGCTATTTATTCAGCTGCTTTATTAGGCCACAAGCTTGTGCATCCAAACTATATTTCCTATAATTTTCCATGGCAGCTCAAGAGTTGTAAAATAAATAGCTAAAAGAAACAGTTACATACCAAATGTGCATTATTCGCTCTGAATGGTctttcatttacattaaaaagCTTCCTGGTTTTGTCagagagtgaaaaaaaatatattaaacagtcCATAAAGTACATttcattttgatcaaaataaCTTGAAAGACTCGAATGCAGCATAATTCCTTTCAGGATTCACATAATTCTGAACGAGGCAACTTTCAGCAGAAATTCACCTGTCATCCTGAAGTGCCAGATCATTAGAGCTCCTTCCAAATGTGTGAGAGGAGACTTGCATCCACCTCTGGACAAATTGTGATGTTTACAGGGCATACTGAGCCAAAACTTTCCGCATTCCCAGTATGTTTGTGTCTGGGGAATGGGAATGCATCATGAGGTGCACGTTCAGCCTGTTGGCAGACGTCAGAGGTGCTTTGCTGGAAAAGACTACACAACCATGGAGGGAAAGGGCAGC comes from the Carassius auratus strain Wakin chromosome 4, ASM336829v1, whole genome shotgun sequence genome and includes:
- the igf1 gene encoding insulin-like growth factor I, adult form, with the protein product MSSGHFFQGHWCDVFKCTMRCLSCTHTLSLVLCVLALTPPTLEAGPETLCGAELVDTLQFVCGDRGFYFSKPTGYGPSSRRSHNRGIVDECCFQSCELRRLEMYCAPVKPGKTPRSLRAQRHTDGTRTAKKPICGHSHSSCKEVHQKNSSRGNTGGRNYRM